One Aegilops tauschii subsp. strangulata cultivar AL8/78 chromosome 7, Aet v6.0, whole genome shotgun sequence genomic window carries:
- the LOC141027604 gene encoding uncharacterized protein — MVTTSNALPRPTVANPPPRHHPAVTMPPKKTPKSKTVFFDVRAKPSGNFRVEFSDAGRDFRLGTYLTAHDAATLRRAEEEEDEADPSTVIPVESGSSDWGDLEEDDKGCDDPDKDKFWEQFKSSDKEFNLLVVVV, encoded by the exons atggttacaaccAGCAATGCTCTCCCCCGCCCCACCGTCGCCAACCCACCACCACGTCATCACCCCGCCGTCACCATGCCACCGAAGAAGACCCCGAAGAGCAAGACGGTGTTCTTCGACGTGAGGGCGAAGCCCTCTGGCAACTTCAGGGTGGAGTTCAGCGACGCCGGCCGCGACTTTCGGCTCGGCACATACCTGACCGCCCACGATGCCGCGA CACTACGTCGAGcagaagaggaggaggatgaggccGACCCCTCGACGGTGATCCCCGTCGAGTCTGGGTCGTCGGACTGGGGTGACTTGGAGGAGGACGACAAGGGGTGTGATGACCCGGACAAGGATAAGTTCTGGGAGCAGTTCAAGAGCTCCGACAAGGAGTTTAATCTTCTAGTAGTAGTTGTGTGA
- the LOC109760370 gene encoding heme oxygenase 1, chloroplastic-like — translation MALAAATLGSSPLVSISVSAARMNSSGLSVSFGARRVPGISVQIHSQRRSMVMAAAARGEEGAVKTFVEEMRATAMRLHTKDQAGEGEKELKGPSLHEQEPNLEAYLRFLVDSKLIFQTLENIVNRAAVPCYAEFRNTGLERSEALKKDLKWFGEQGHTIPEPSALETTYASYLEELSKKDQQAFFCHFYNLYFAQSAGGRMTGKKIAEKILNKKELEFYKWEGTLSELLQNVRKKLNQVASSWTQEEKNHCLEETETAFAYSVDRLRKILT, via the exons ATGGCGCTCGCAGCAGCAACCCTCGGCTCCTCTCCGCTCGTATCTATCTCTGTTTCCGCCGCTAGGATGAACAGCAGCGGCTTGTCCGTGTCGTTCGGGGCGCGCCGTGTGCCGGGGATTTCTGTGCAAATTCATTCCCAGCGGAGGAGCATGGTCATGGCAGCGGCAGCGAGAGGGGAGGAAGGGGCCGTGAAGACCTTCGTGGAGGAGATGAGGGCTACGGCGATGCGGCTGCACACCAAGGACCAGGCCGGCGAAGGGGAGAAGGAGCTCAAGGGACCGTCACTCCACGAGCAGGAGCCTAACCTTGAGGCCTACTTGCGCTTCCTCGTCGACAGCAAGCTCATCTTCCAAACGCTCGAGAACATCGTCAACCGCGCCGCTGTCCCATGTT ATGCGGAGTTTCGGAATACTGGGTTAGAGAGATCAGAGGCACTGAAGAAAGATCTGAAATGGTTCGGCGAACAGGGTCACACAATTCCAGAACCATCTGCTCTTGAAACTACATATGCTTCCTATCTCGAAGAATTGTCTAAAAAGGACCAGCAAGCATTTTTCTGTCACTTCTATAATTTGTACTTTGCTCAATCTGCTGGAGGTCGAATGACCGGCAAAAAG ATTGCTGAGAAGATTCTGAACAAGAAAGAGCTGGAATTCTACAAGTGGGAAGGTACCCTGTCCGAGCTGCTACAGAATGTCCGCAAAAAACTTAACCAAGTTGCTTCT AGCTGGACCCAGGAAGAGAAGAACCACTGCCTGGAGGAGACTGAGACGGCGTTCGCCTATTCAGTAGATCGTCTGCGCAAGATATTAACCTGA